In Archaeoglobus profundus DSM 5631, the sequence AGAAGGTGTACTAAAAGAAGAACTCTTTTAGAAATAGCTGATATACTGAGCTTCTTTGTAAAAAATTCGAAAAGGATCGGTTTTTTAAATTTGTATCAACCTTATAGCCCCGCCCGGATTCGAACCGGGGTCGCGGGATCCAGAGTCCCGCAGGATTGACCACTACCCTACGGGGCTCTGTGAGTGAATAGGCTGTTGGATTTATAAAAGTGTTGCCCAAGACAAAGCTTAAATAAAATAAATTTCGAAGCTGTTACATGGGCACGGTCAAGCCAGCTTATATCAAGAATATAGCGATGGAGCTGTTGAGAAAGTATCCCGAAGTGTGGACGGGAGATTTCGATGTCAACAAGAAGTTGGTTCAGGAATTAACAAACATAAAGAGCAAGAAGGTCAGGAACAGAGTGGCCGGATACATAACAAGGAAGGTAAACAGAGGGTGGGTAAATGTTTGAGGGTGTAATTCCCGCCCTCGTAACTCCCTTTAAGGAGAACTTCGAAGTTGATTTCGAAGGAATCGCAAAGAACTTGGATTATCTCGAAAAGCATGTAGATGCAGTTGTTCCAGCCGGGACTACTGGGGAATCTGCAACCTTAAGCTATCAAGAACACATAGACGTTGTTAGATACGTTTGTGAAGTGTCAAACGTCCCTGTGATCGCTGGGGCTGGATCTAATTCAACAAGAGAAGCCGTCTTCTTGGGCAAAGAGGTTGAGAAGGCTGGTGCCGATGCGGCTATGTTCATAACACCTTACTACAACAAACCCAATAAGGAAGGGCTTTACCAGCACTACAAGAGAATCGCTGAAGAGGTTTCGATACCTATTATAATATACAATGTTCCATCGAGAACTGCATGCAACATAACACCAGACGTCGTAAGCAGGCTGGCAGAAGATTTTGACAACATAATAGGAATAAAG encodes:
- a CDS encoding 30S ribosomal protein S17e, with the translated sequence MGTVKPAYIKNIAMELLRKYPEVWTGDFDVNKKLVQELTNIKSKKVRNRVAGYITRKVNRGWVNV
- the dapA gene encoding 4-hydroxy-tetrahydrodipicolinate synthase, with the protein product MFEGVIPALVTPFKENFEVDFEGIAKNLDYLEKHVDAVVPAGTTGESATLSYQEHIDVVRYVCEVSNVPVIAGAGSNSTREAVFLGKEVEKAGADAAMFITPYYNKPNKEGLYQHYKRIAEEVSIPIIIYNVPSRTACNITPDVVSRLAEDFDNIIGIKEASGNLKQVAEIIRMTPDNFIVLSGDDFLTLPILTLGGRGVISVAANVAPHLMKEMYLAFKEGNLEKARELHYKLTPLFEVLFIDTNPIPVKKALELMGLPAGKPRLPLVELDAEKTEKLKAVLQSLNLL